Proteins co-encoded in one Klebsiella michiganensis genomic window:
- a CDS encoding histidine kinase, producing MRFFQNLQNDGISPRAQICLLDNTFMRLVFSFTAVPFVGIPFAIWIYLLGDELGPTIAWIIVYLLCAIAIRIGYRRYLREAKENDEDAVLRRWLPRINKVAFIHGLGISSLYLITPQTHNFDFFLLLNISIAAIVAANATHLTPVISTFTRFFFASWGLLNLGIICRLEDVMFIVLMLNLLYGFAIYRHALTSHEFFIQQALLEEQSSRLAEQFRQAKEEAEQALLDKNQFLTTASHDLRQPVHAMGFLIEAIIHKNRDGSLTPQLLDLQQSVRSVHLMFNSLLDLSKIESGNVRTAATHVDIGGLLDSVITLFREEANSRSLALRTWRPKRRISVMGDPLLVRQSLINLIQNALRYTPQGGVLIAIRPRGTECLVEVWDTGVGIADEEKSKIFSPYYRPELAWKIDSAGHGLGLAVVARCAKLMKVKYGMHSVEGKGSRFWMRFAQYRGEDKATEIAARYDNTAPPIRYASLRGSCLVVDDDPLVTSAWESLMSTWGITVRCAASAEEAFAIIDDGFTPFAVLCDQRLRSGESGFDILKALFERLPDVSGAMVSGEFNSQILLEAAQEGYLVLHKPLEPARLHALLTQWGAS from the coding sequence CATCTCACCACGCGCACAGATCTGCCTGCTGGACAACACCTTCATGCGGTTGGTGTTCAGCTTTACTGCCGTGCCTTTCGTCGGCATTCCTTTCGCCATCTGGATTTATTTGCTGGGTGATGAACTCGGCCCAACCATTGCCTGGATCATCGTTTACCTGTTATGTGCCATAGCGATCCGAATAGGGTATCGGCGCTATCTGCGCGAGGCCAAAGAAAATGATGAAGACGCCGTGCTGCGCCGCTGGCTGCCGCGTATTAATAAGGTGGCCTTTATTCACGGGCTGGGGATCTCCTCACTCTATTTAATTACCCCGCAGACCCATAACTTTGACTTTTTCCTGCTGCTCAATATCAGCATCGCCGCGATCGTCGCCGCCAACGCAACGCACCTGACGCCCGTCATCAGCACCTTTACGCGTTTTTTCTTCGCGTCCTGGGGGCTGCTGAACCTCGGGATCATCTGCCGGCTGGAAGACGTGATGTTCATCGTGTTGATGCTGAACTTGCTGTACGGTTTCGCCATTTACCGCCACGCGTTAACCTCGCATGAGTTCTTTATTCAGCAAGCGCTGCTTGAAGAACAAAGCTCGCGCCTGGCGGAGCAGTTCCGCCAGGCCAAAGAAGAGGCGGAGCAGGCGCTACTGGACAAGAACCAGTTCCTGACCACCGCCAGCCACGATCTGCGCCAGCCGGTGCACGCCATGGGCTTTCTGATCGAAGCCATCATCCACAAGAATCGGGACGGCAGCCTGACGCCGCAGTTGCTGGATCTGCAGCAGAGCGTGCGTTCAGTGCATCTGATGTTTAATTCGCTGCTCGATCTCAGCAAGATAGAATCCGGCAACGTGCGCACCGCAGCCACCCATGTGGACATCGGCGGCCTGCTAGACTCGGTGATCACTCTGTTCCGCGAAGAGGCCAACAGCCGCTCGCTGGCGCTGCGCACCTGGCGACCCAAACGGCGCATCAGCGTGATGGGTGACCCGCTGCTGGTGCGGCAATCGCTGATCAACCTGATCCAAAACGCTCTGCGCTACACGCCACAGGGCGGTGTCCTGATAGCCATCCGCCCGCGCGGCACCGAGTGCCTGGTGGAAGTATGGGACACCGGCGTGGGCATCGCCGACGAAGAGAAAAGCAAAATCTTCTCCCCTTACTACCGCCCCGAACTGGCGTGGAAGATAGACAGCGCCGGGCACGGGCTGGGGCTGGCAGTGGTGGCGCGCTGCGCCAAGCTGATGAAGGTGAAGTACGGCATGCACTCCGTCGAAGGCAAAGGCTCACGCTTCTGGATGCGCTTTGCGCAATACCGTGGCGAAGACAAAGCGACGGAGATCGCGGCGAGGTACGACAACACCGCCCCCCCCATCCGCTACGCATCTCTGCGGGGTTCCTGCCTGGTGGTGGACGACGATCCTTTGGTGACCTCCGCCTGGGAGAGCCTGATGAGCACCTGGGGCATCACCGTGCGCTGCGCGGCCTCCGCCGAGGAAGCCTTCGCCATCATCGACGACGGCTTTACGCCGTTCGCCGTGCTGTGCGACCAGCGCCTGCGCTCCGGTGAGAGCGGTTTCGACATCCTCAAAGCGCTGTTCGAACGCCTGCCGGACGTGAGCGGTGCCATGGTCAGCGGCGAGTTCAACTCGCAAATCCTGCTAGAGGCTGCGCAGGAAGGCTATCTGGTGTTGCACAAGCCGCTGGAGCCGGCCAGGCTGCATGCGCTGCTGACGCAGTGGGGGGCAAGTTAA
- a CDS encoding formamidopyrimidine-DNA glycosylase, translated as MVSDILQPDLRVVFCGINPGKSSAHLGLPFAHPANRFWKVLHLAGFTDRQLKPEEAQLLLSYGCGVTKLVERPTVQANEVALQELRAGGRELITKMQEYQPRALAILGKQAFEQAFRQRGAKWGRQEVTLGDTEVWILPNPSGLSRITLDNLAAAYKELNVSLAARGR; from the coding sequence ATGGTTAGCGATATCCTTCAGCCTGACCTTCGGGTCGTGTTCTGCGGCATTAACCCGGGAAAATCATCCGCCCATCTGGGCTTGCCTTTTGCTCATCCAGCCAATCGCTTCTGGAAGGTGCTCCACCTGGCGGGCTTTACCGACCGGCAGCTTAAGCCTGAGGAGGCCCAGCTGCTGCTTTCCTATGGCTGTGGCGTGACGAAACTGGTGGAGCGGCCTACGGTTCAGGCAAACGAAGTGGCACTGCAGGAGCTGCGCGCCGGTGGGCGAGAGCTGATTACAAAGATGCAGGAGTACCAGCCGAGAGCGCTGGCGATTCTGGGCAAGCAGGCGTTTGAGCAGGCTTTCAGGCAGCGTGGTGCGAAATGGGGCCGGCAGGAGGTTACCCTCGGTGATACCGAAGTGTGGATTTTACCCAATCCGAGTGGCTTAAGCCGCATTACGCTGGATAATCTAGCGGCGGCCTATAAAGAGTTGAATGTGTCGCTGGCGGCGCGTGGGCGGTAA
- a CDS encoding RNA polymerase sigma factor RpoD (sigma factors are initiation factors that promote the attachment of RNA polymerase to specific initiation sites and are then released; this is the primary sigma factor of bacteria): protein MEQNPQSQLKLLVQRGKEQGYLTYAEVNDHLPEDIVDSDQIEDIIQMINDMGIQVMEEAPDADDLLLAENSNSTDEDAEEAAAQVLSSVESEIGRTTDPVRMYMREMGTVELLTREGEIDIAKRIEDGINQVQCSVAEYPEAITYLLEQYDRVEAEEARLSDLITGFVDPNAEEDLAPTATHVGSELSQEEMDDDEDEDEESDDDSSDDDNSIDPELAREKFGELRKQYELARDTIKAKGRSHADAAAEILQLSEVFKQFRLVPKQFDYLVNSMRVMMDRVRTQERIIMKLCVEQCKMPKKNFITLFTGNETSETWFNAAIAMNKPWSEKLHEVSEDVHRSLQKLQQIEEETGLTIEQVKDINRRMSIGEAKARRAKKEMVEANLRLVISIAKKYTNRGLQFLDLIQEGNIGLMKAVDKFEYRRGYKFSTYATWWIRQAITRSIADQARTIRIPVHMIETINKLNRISRQMLQEMGREPTPEELAERMLMPEDKIRKVLKIAKEPISMETPIGDDEDSHLGDFIEDTTLELPLDSATSESLRSATHDVLAGLTAREAKVLRMRFGIDMNTDHTLEEVGKQFDVTRERIRQIEAKALRKLRHPSRSEVLRSFLDD, encoded by the coding sequence ATGGAGCAAAACCCGCAGTCACAGCTCAAGCTTCTTGTCCAACGTGGTAAGGAGCAAGGCTATCTGACCTATGCCGAGGTCAATGACCATCTGCCGGAAGATATCGTCGACTCCGATCAGATCGAAGACATCATCCAAATGATCAACGACATGGGCATTCAGGTGATGGAAGAAGCCCCTGATGCCGATGATCTTTTGCTTGCTGAAAACTCTAACAGCACCGATGAAGACGCGGAAGAAGCCGCTGCTCAGGTACTGTCCAGCGTGGAGTCCGAGATTGGACGTACCACCGATCCCGTGCGTATGTACATGCGCGAAATGGGGACCGTTGAGCTGTTAACCCGCGAGGGTGAGATCGATATCGCGAAGCGTATCGAAGACGGCATCAACCAGGTGCAGTGCTCGGTTGCCGAGTACCCGGAAGCGATCACCTATCTGCTGGAGCAGTACGATCGCGTCGAAGCTGAAGAAGCACGCCTGTCCGACCTTATCACCGGCTTTGTTGACCCGAACGCGGAAGAAGATCTCGCGCCAACGGCCACCCACGTCGGCTCCGAACTCTCTCAGGAAGAGATGGACGACGATGAGGACGAAGACGAAGAGTCTGACGACGACAGCTCCGACGATGACAACAGCATCGACCCGGAACTGGCGCGCGAAAAATTTGGCGAACTGCGTAAGCAGTATGAACTGGCTCGCGACACCATCAAAGCGAAGGGCCGTAGCCACGCTGACGCCGCCGCGGAGATCCTGCAGCTGTCTGAGGTGTTCAAACAGTTCCGCCTGGTGCCGAAGCAGTTCGACTACCTGGTCAACAGTATGCGCGTCATGATGGACCGCGTTCGTACCCAAGAACGTATCATCATGAAGCTGTGCGTTGAGCAGTGCAAAATGCCGAAGAAAAACTTCATCACGCTGTTTACCGGCAACGAAACCAGCGAAACCTGGTTCAACGCGGCCATTGCGATGAACAAGCCGTGGTCTGAGAAACTGCACGAAGTCTCCGAAGACGTTCACCGCAGCCTGCAGAAACTGCAGCAGATTGAAGAAGAAACCGGCCTGACCATCGAACAAGTCAAAGACATCAACCGCCGCATGTCTATCGGCGAAGCGAAAGCGCGCCGTGCGAAGAAAGAGATGGTTGAAGCTAACTTGCGTCTGGTTATTTCTATCGCCAAGAAATACACCAACCGTGGTCTGCAGTTCCTCGACCTGATTCAGGAAGGCAACATCGGCCTGATGAAAGCCGTTGATAAGTTTGAATACCGCCGTGGCTATAAGTTCTCGACTTATGCAACCTGGTGGATCCGTCAGGCTATCACCCGCTCCATCGCCGACCAGGCGCGTACCATCCGTATTCCGGTGCACATGATTGAGACCATCAACAAGCTCAACCGTATTTCGCGCCAGATGCTGCAGGAGATGGGCCGTGAGCCGACGCCGGAAGAGTTAGCCGAGCGCATGCTGATGCCGGAAGACAAAATCCGTAAAGTGCTGAAAATTGCCAAAGAGCCTATCTCCATGGAGACGCCAATCGGCGACGATGAAGATTCGCATCTGGGTGATTTCATCGAGGATACCACCCTCGAGCTGCCGCTGGATTCTGCCACCTCCGAAAGCCTGCGTTCCGCAACGCACGACGTTCTGGCTGGCCTGACCGCGCGTGAAGCGAAAGTTCTGCGTATGCGCTTCGGTATCGACATGAATACCGACCACACGCTGGAAGAAGTGGGCAAACAGTTCGACGTTACCCGCGAACGTATCCGTCAGATCGAAGCGAAGGCGCTGCGCAAACTGCGCCACCCAAGCCGCTCTGAAGTCCTGCGTAGCTTCCTGGACGATTAA
- the dnaG gene encoding DNA primase (synthesizes RNA primers at the replication forks), producing MAGRIPRVFINDLIARTDIVDLIDARVKLKKQGKNYHACCPFHNEKTPSFTVNGDKQFYHCFGCGAHGNALDFLMNYDKLEFVESVEELATMHNLEVPYEAGNGPSQIERHQRQSLYQLMDGLNAFYQQSLKQPAAEPARQYLGKRGLSDEVISHFAIGYAPPGWDNALKRFGGNSENRQALTDAGMLVTNDQGRSYDRFRERVMFPIRDKRGRVIGFGGRVLGDALPKYLNSPETDIFHKGRQLYGLYEAQQSQPEPARLLVVEGYMDVVALAQYGISYAVASLGTSTTADHIQLLFRVTDNVVCCYDGDRAGRDAAWRALETALPYMTDGRQLRFMFLPDGEDPDTLVRKEGKDAFEARMEQAQPLSTFLFNSLLPQVDLSTPDGRARLSTLALPLISQVPGETLRIYLRQELGNKLGILDDSQLEKLMPKQAEGATPRPAPQLKRTTMRILIGLLVQNPELAPLVPPLSGLDATKLPGLTLFSSLVDACLAHPGLTTGQLLEQYRGTNEATTLEKLSAWDDIADKDIAEKTFTDSLDHLFESALELRFEELMARSRTTGLTPAEREEVRVITQSRAKK from the coding sequence ATGGCTGGACGAATCCCGCGTGTTTTTATCAATGACCTGATCGCTCGCACCGACATCGTCGACCTGATCGATGCTCGCGTGAAGCTGAAAAAGCAGGGCAAGAACTACCACGCATGCTGTCCATTCCATAACGAGAAAACCCCCTCTTTCACCGTGAACGGTGATAAACAGTTTTACCACTGCTTTGGCTGTGGCGCACACGGTAACGCCCTCGACTTTCTGATGAACTACGACAAGCTTGAGTTTGTCGAAAGCGTTGAAGAACTGGCGACCATGCACAACCTTGAAGTGCCGTACGAAGCTGGCAACGGCCCAAGCCAGATCGAACGACATCAGCGCCAAAGCCTGTATCAACTGATGGACGGCCTGAACGCCTTTTATCAGCAGTCCCTGAAGCAGCCCGCCGCAGAACCGGCGCGCCAGTATCTGGGCAAGCGCGGCCTGAGCGATGAGGTCATTAGCCATTTCGCCATCGGCTACGCGCCACCCGGCTGGGATAATGCGCTTAAACGCTTTGGCGGCAACAGCGAAAACCGCCAGGCGCTGACGGATGCGGGAATGCTGGTCACCAACGACCAGGGCCGCAGTTATGACCGCTTCCGCGAGCGAGTCATGTTCCCGATTCGCGATAAACGCGGCCGGGTCATCGGGTTTGGTGGACGCGTGCTGGGCGATGCCCTGCCGAAGTACCTGAACTCCCCGGAAACCGACATTTTTCACAAGGGCCGCCAGCTGTATGGCCTGTATGAAGCCCAGCAGAGCCAGCCGGAACCGGCACGCCTTCTGGTAGTCGAAGGATATATGGATGTGGTGGCGCTGGCGCAGTACGGCATTTCTTACGCCGTCGCTTCTCTGGGCACCTCCACAACCGCCGATCATATTCAGTTGCTGTTCCGGGTTACAGATAACGTCGTCTGCTGTTATGACGGCGATCGCGCTGGACGAGACGCCGCATGGCGAGCGCTGGAAACTGCGCTACCTTATATGACGGACGGTCGTCAGCTGCGGTTTATGTTCCTGCCCGACGGCGAAGACCCGGATACGCTGGTGCGCAAAGAAGGAAAGGACGCGTTTGAAGCGCGGATGGAGCAGGCTCAGCCGCTCTCCACGTTCCTTTTTAACAGCCTGCTACCGCAGGTTGATTTGAGTACGCCAGACGGAAGAGCGCGGCTAAGTACGCTGGCTCTGCCGCTGATTAGCCAGGTACCCGGCGAAACGCTGCGTATCTATCTGCGCCAGGAGCTGGGCAATAAGCTCGGCATTCTGGACGACAGCCAGCTTGAAAAGCTGATGCCTAAACAGGCCGAAGGTGCGACACCTCGTCCGGCACCTCAGCTAAAACGCACAACCATGCGTATACTGATAGGGTTATTGGTACAGAATCCGGAACTGGCTCCGCTGGTCCCGCCACTAAGCGGGCTGGATGCCACAAAGCTGCCGGGTTTAACGCTGTTTAGCAGCCTGGTTGACGCCTGTCTGGCGCATCCTGGCCTGACTACCGGGCAGCTACTGGAACAATATCGTGGCACAAATGAGGCCACTACCCTTGAAAAACTCTCGGCGTGGGACGATATAGCAGATAAGGACATTGCTGAAAAAACGTTCACCGACTCACTGGACCATCTTTTTGAGTCGGCGCTGGAGCTAAGGTTTGAAGAATTAATGGCACGTTCCAGAACGACCGGGCTCACCCCGGCGGAGCGTGAAGAAGTTCGCGTGATCACGCAGTCGCGCGCCAAAAAATAG
- the rpsU gene encoding 30S ribosomal protein S21 (a small basic protein that is one of the last in the subunit assembly; omission does not prevent assembly but the subunit is inactive; binds central domain of 16S rRNA) has product MPVIKVRENEPFDVALRRFKRSCEKAGVLAEVRRREFYEKPTTERKRAKASAVKRHAKKLARENARRTRLY; this is encoded by the coding sequence ATGCCGGTAATTAAAGTACGTGAAAACGAGCCGTTCGACGTAGCACTGCGTCGCTTCAAGCGTTCCTGCGAGAAAGCAGGCGTTCTGGCGGAAGTCCGTCGTCGTGAGTTCTATGAGAAACCAACGACCGAACGTAAGCGCGCTAAAGCTTCTGCTGTGAAACGCCACGCGAAGAAACTGGCTCGCGAAAACGCACGCCGCACTCGTCTGTACTAA
- a CDS encoding UGMP family protein (universal genome maintenance protein; Kae1/Qri7/OSGEP/YgjD family protein; in Archaea, some Kae1 are found as fusion proteins similar to two distinct proteins in yeast that are involved in the KEOPS complex; kinase associated endopeptidase 1 (Kae1) and a serine/threonine protein kinase (Bud32); in Pyrococcus Kae1 has atypical AP endonuclease activity and inhibits the kinase activity of Bud32; the protein is essential in Escherichia coli and Bacillus subtilis), whose product MRVLGIETSCDETGIAIYDDEKGLLANQLYSQVKLHADYGGVVPELASRDHVRKTVPLIQAALKEAGLTAKDIDGVAYTAGPGLVGALLVGATIGRSLAFAWDVPAVPVHHMEGHLLAPMLEDNPPAFPFVALLVSGGHTQLISVTGIGQYELLGESIDDAAGEAFDKTAKLLGLDYPGGPLLSKMAAQGTPGRFTFPRPMTDRPGMDFSFSGLKTFAANTIRDNDADDLTRADIARAFEDAVVDTLAIKCKRALEHTGFKRLVMAGGVSANRTLRAKLAEMMTKRRGEVFYARPEFCTDNGAMIAYAGMIRLKAGTSGELSVSVRPRWPLAELPAA is encoded by the coding sequence ATGCGTGTACTGGGAATCGAAACATCCTGTGATGAAACCGGCATCGCCATTTATGACGATGAGAAAGGGTTATTAGCCAACCAATTGTATAGTCAGGTGAAACTTCACGCTGACTACGGCGGCGTGGTGCCGGAGCTGGCCTCCCGCGATCACGTTCGCAAGACCGTGCCGCTTATCCAGGCTGCGCTGAAAGAAGCCGGATTAACCGCCAAAGATATCGACGGCGTGGCGTACACCGCCGGTCCTGGTCTGGTTGGCGCGCTGCTGGTTGGCGCCACCATTGGCCGCTCGCTGGCGTTTGCCTGGGATGTGCCTGCCGTGCCGGTACACCATATGGAAGGCCACCTGCTGGCGCCAATGCTGGAAGATAATCCGCCGGCGTTTCCGTTCGTCGCGCTGCTGGTTTCCGGCGGTCATACCCAGTTAATCAGCGTCACCGGCATTGGCCAGTATGAGCTGCTGGGCGAATCTATCGACGATGCGGCAGGCGAAGCCTTCGATAAAACCGCTAAGCTGCTGGGGCTTGACTACCCAGGCGGGCCGCTGCTTTCCAAAATGGCGGCTCAGGGTACGCCGGGGCGCTTTACCTTCCCACGTCCAATGACCGATCGCCCCGGCATGGATTTCAGCTTCTCTGGCCTGAAAACCTTCGCCGCAAACACCATTCGCGATAACGACGCTGACGATCTGACCCGCGCGGACATTGCCCGCGCCTTTGAAGACGCGGTGGTGGATACGCTGGCCATTAAATGTAAACGTGCGCTCGAACATACCGGCTTTAAACGTCTGGTCATGGCGGGCGGCGTGAGCGCCAACCGCACCCTGCGCGCTAAGCTGGCCGAGATGATGACCAAACGCCGCGGCGAAGTGTTTTATGCCCGGCCGGAGTTTTGCACCGATAATGGCGCAATGATCGCCTATGCCGGGATGATTCGCCTGAAAGCCGGCACCTCCGGCGAGCTGAGCGTTAGCGTGCGTCCGCGCTGGCCGCTGGCAGAATTACCCGCCGCCTGA
- the trpC gene encoding indole-3-glycerol-phosphate synthase (involved in tryptophan biosynthesis; amino acid biosynthesis; converts 1-(2-carboxyphenylamino)-1-deoxy-D-ribulose 5-phosphate to C(1)-(3-indolyl)-glycerol 3-phosphate and carbon dioxide and water): protein MSDILSKIIAVKHEEIAAAKKAISLSQLAEQAAAQNHRDFVAALRHKRDAGLAGVIAEVKKASPSKGLIRENFNPAEIAISYQQGGAACLSVLTDVQFFQGSAAYLQQARAACQLPVLRKDFMIDPWQVLEARAMGADCILLIVSALEDSQMQELEAQAHELGMAVLVEVHDAEELARSLRLTTPLIGVNNRNLRTFETTIETTISLLAQLPADRMVVTESGIATREHVVRLREANVNNFLVGEAFMRADEPGRELAAMFFPER from the coding sequence GTGTCCGATATCCTCAGCAAAATTATCGCCGTTAAGCATGAAGAAATTGCCGCCGCCAAAAAAGCGATTTCCCTGAGCCAGCTTGCCGAGCAGGCCGCAGCACAGAACCACCGTGATTTTGTGGCAGCACTTCGCCACAAGCGTGACGCTGGCCTGGCGGGGGTAATTGCCGAAGTTAAAAAGGCGAGCCCATCGAAAGGGCTGATCCGTGAGAATTTCAATCCTGCGGAGATTGCTATTTCTTACCAGCAGGGCGGCGCAGCCTGCCTGTCGGTGCTGACTGACGTACAGTTTTTCCAGGGGAGCGCCGCTTACCTGCAGCAGGCGCGGGCTGCCTGCCAGCTGCCGGTTTTACGCAAAGATTTTATGATCGATCCGTGGCAGGTTCTGGAAGCCAGAGCGATGGGCGCGGATTGCATTTTGCTCATTGTCTCCGCCCTTGAAGACAGCCAAATGCAGGAGCTTGAGGCGCAGGCGCACGAGCTGGGCATGGCGGTGCTGGTAGAGGTGCACGACGCCGAGGAGCTGGCTCGTTCGCTTCGGCTGACTACACCGCTTATCGGGGTGAATAATCGTAACCTGCGCACCTTCGAAACCACGATCGAAACTACCATCAGCCTGTTGGCTCAGCTGCCGGCGGATCGCATGGTTGTTACCGAGTCTGGTATCGCTACGCGCGAGCATGTGGTTCGTCTGCGCGAAGCCAATGTGAATAATTTCCTTGTGGGGGAAGCTTTCATGCGGGCGGATGAGCCGGGCAGAGAATTAGCCGCGATGTTTTTCCCGGAGCGTTAA
- a CDS encoding peroxidase, which translates to MSDKWLTTLVTNDPQAGYELAVTLSRWGVKTVQPDPEVLKKLRPVYANDADALIASSQVIAIHFQTIAAANNYWKV; encoded by the coding sequence ATGAGCGATAAATGGTTAACAACGCTGGTAACGAACGATCCGCAGGCAGGGTATGAACTGGCGGTAACGCTGAGCCGTTGGGGAGTGAAAACCGTACAGCCAGACCCGGAAGTGCTGAAAAAGCTGCGTCCGGTTTACGCGAATGATGCTGACGCGCTGATTGCGTCATCCCAGGTCATCGCGATCCATTTCCAGACCATTGCGGCGGCGAATAATTACTGGAAGGTGTAG
- a CDS encoding glycerol-3-phosphate acyltransferase (involved in acylation of glycerol-3-phosphate to form 1-acyl-glycerol-3 phosphate for use in phospholipid biosynthesis; functions with PlsX): MSAIAPGMILLAYLCGSISSAILVCRIAGLPDPRESGSGNPGATNVLRIGGKGAAVAVLIFDVLKGMLPVWAAWALGVTPFWLGLIAIAACMGHIWPVFFKFRGGKGVATAFGAIAPIGWDLTGVMAGTWLLSVLLSGYSSLGAIISALIAPFYVWWFKPQFTFPVAMLSCLILMRHHDNIQRLWRGQETKIWARFKKKKKKDEPE; this comes from the coding sequence ATGAGTGCAATCGCGCCTGGTATGATTCTCCTCGCGTATCTTTGCGGCTCGATTTCTAGCGCCATTCTGGTGTGCCGCATTGCCGGTCTCCCCGATCCACGCGAGAGCGGCTCCGGTAACCCAGGAGCAACCAATGTGTTACGCATTGGCGGTAAAGGTGCAGCCGTAGCGGTACTAATTTTTGATGTACTGAAAGGCATGCTGCCGGTCTGGGCGGCCTGGGCTCTGGGTGTTACCCCCTTCTGGCTTGGCCTGATTGCTATTGCCGCCTGCATGGGTCATATCTGGCCTGTGTTCTTTAAATTCCGCGGTGGTAAAGGTGTCGCCACGGCTTTTGGCGCTATTGCGCCTATCGGCTGGGATTTAACCGGCGTGATGGCGGGTACCTGGCTGCTGAGCGTATTGTTAAGCGGCTATTCTTCCCTCGGCGCCATTATCAGCGCGCTGATCGCCCCGTTTTATGTCTGGTGGTTCAAACCGCAGTTTACCTTCCCGGTGGCGATGCTCTCCTGCCTGATCCTGATGCGCCATCACGACAATATTCAGCGCCTGTGGCGTGGCCAGGAAACGAAAATCTGGGCGCGGTTTAAGAAGAAAAAGAAAAAAGACGAGCCTGAATAA
- the folB gene encoding dihydroneopterin aldolase (catalyzes the conversion of 7,8-dihydroneopterin to 6-hydroxymethyl-7,8-dihydropterin and can also catalyze the epimerization of carbon 2' of dihydroneopterin and dihydromonapterin): protein MDIVFIEQLSVITTIGVYDWEQTIEQKLVFDIEMAWDNRKAAGSDDVKDCLSYADVSEAVLQHVGGGRFALVERVAEEVAELLLTRFNSPWIRLKVSKPGAVAQAANVGVIIERGSNLKHSK from the coding sequence ATGGACATTGTATTTATAGAGCAACTTTCGGTAATCACCACTATCGGTGTTTATGACTGGGAGCAAACCATTGAACAGAAGCTGGTGTTCGATATCGAAATGGCCTGGGATAATCGCAAAGCCGCGGGCAGCGATGATGTTAAGGATTGTCTCAGCTATGCGGATGTCAGTGAAGCCGTTTTGCAGCACGTTGGCGGCGGGCGTTTTGCGCTGGTCGAGCGAGTGGCCGAAGAGGTTGCGGAACTGCTGCTGACCCGCTTTAATTCTCCGTGGATTCGGCTGAAGGTCAGTAAGCCTGGCGCCGTCGCACAGGCCGCCAACGTCGGCGTCATTATCGAGCGTGGCAGTAATCTGAAACACAGTAAATAA